Proteins from a genomic interval of Pantoea deleyi:
- the apt gene encoding adenine phosphoribosyltransferase gives MTDTAQQLELIENSIKSIPDYPKPGILFRDVTSLLEDPRAYAASISLLVERYRNKGITKVVGTEARGFLFGAPVALGLGVGFVPVRKPGKLPRAVYSESYELEYGTDTLELHKDAIQPGDLVLVVDDLLATGGTIEATVKLIRRAGGEVKDAAFIINLFDLTGESRLEALGVESYSLVKFPGH, from the coding sequence ATGACCGACACTGCGCAGCAGCTTGAATTGATTGAAAACAGCATCAAAAGTATCCCCGATTATCCTAAGCCAGGCATCCTGTTCCGCGATGTCACCAGCCTGCTGGAAGATCCCCGCGCCTATGCCGCGTCGATTTCGCTGCTGGTTGAGCGCTACCGTAACAAGGGCATCACCAAAGTCGTGGGAACCGAAGCGCGCGGTTTCCTGTTTGGTGCGCCGGTGGCCTTAGGTCTCGGTGTAGGTTTTGTGCCGGTGCGTAAGCCGGGTAAACTGCCCCGTGCGGTCTACAGCGAATCTTATGAGCTGGAATATGGCACCGACACGCTGGAACTGCACAAAGATGCGATCCAGCCTGGCGACCTGGTGCTGGTGGTGGATGATCTGCTGGCGACCGGCGGAACGATCGAAGCGACCGTTAAGCTGATTCGTCGCGCAGGCGGTGAAGTCAAGGATGCGGCTTTCATCATTAACCTGTTCGACCTGACCGGTGAATCCCGCCTTGAGGCCCTGGGCGTCGAGAGCTACAGCCTGGTCAAATTCCCCGGCCACTAA
- a CDS encoding DUF454 family protein: MQRILLLTLGWLAIVLGTLGIVLPLLPTTPFMLLAAWCFARSSPRFHHWLLWTSPFGRYLRHWQQHRAMPPGAKVRAVCLIVATFSLSLFLVHQFWVRIMLLIMLAALLLFMWRIPVVAEAADAPQPPR; the protein is encoded by the coding sequence ATGCAACGCATTCTGTTATTGACCCTCGGCTGGCTGGCAATTGTGCTGGGAACGCTGGGCATTGTATTACCTTTATTACCGACCACGCCATTCATGCTGCTGGCCGCCTGGTGTTTTGCCCGGTCATCGCCGCGTTTTCACCACTGGCTGCTGTGGACATCCCCCTTTGGCCGCTATCTGCGTCACTGGCAGCAGCATCGCGCGATGCCGCCGGGTGCCAAAGTGCGCGCGGTCTGCCTGATCGTCGCGACCTTCAGCCTCTCCCTGTTTCTGGTTCATCAGTTCTGGGTGCGCATTATGCTGCTGATCATGCTGGCGGCGCTGCTGCTGTTTATGTGGCGTATTCCGGTGGTGGCAGAAGCAGCGGACGCACCGCAACCGCCGCGATAA
- the priC gene encoding primosomal replication protein PriC, producing the protein MSAIVTQARLEQLLAALRQEIARHPDGACRQPRFDTQLFRTRGTRLADYLQEVEENVARLRDSSHDLARSAWLAERLVDQIAALQREATTQQLRLRREQPLREPRTSKYQEYREFERRLLAMIAQREARLAQAETLAIQQQLKQDLETLEGRLARCRQAIRAVEWAASLRGSDRDE; encoded by the coding sequence ATGAGTGCGATTGTCACCCAGGCGCGCCTGGAGCAGCTTCTGGCCGCCCTGCGTCAGGAGATCGCCCGCCATCCCGATGGCGCCTGCCGTCAGCCGCGCTTTGACACCCAACTATTCCGCACCCGGGGCACGCGGCTGGCGGACTACCTGCAGGAGGTGGAGGAGAATGTCGCCCGGCTGCGCGACAGCAGCCACGATCTGGCCCGCAGCGCCTGGCTGGCGGAACGGCTGGTCGATCAGATTGCCGCCCTGCAGCGTGAGGCGACAACCCAGCAGTTGCGCCTCCGACGCGAACAGCCGCTGCGTGAACCACGCACCTCGAAATATCAGGAGTACCGCGAATTCGAGCGTCGTCTGCTGGCGATGATCGCCCAGCGGGAGGCGCGACTGGCGCAGGCAGAAACGCTGGCGATTCAGCAGCAGCTGAAGCAGGATCTGGAGACGCTGGAGGGCCGGCTGGCCCGCTGCCGCCAGGCAATTCGGGCCGTTGAGTGGGCCGCCTCGCTGCGCGGCAGCGATCGGGACGAATAA
- the rsmS gene encoding pleiotropic regulatory protein RsmS: MSLENAPDDVKLAVDLIQLLEEHQLPVETVLSALAMVQRDFENKRDSQSA; encoded by the coding sequence ATGTCCCTGGAAAATGCCCCTGATGACGTCAAACTGGCGGTCGATCTGATTCAGCTTCTGGAAGAGCATCAGCTGCCGGTGGAGACGGTGCTCTCCGCGCTGGCGATGGTCCAGCGCGATTTCGAGAACAAGCGCGATAGCCAGTCGGCTTAG
- the acrR gene encoding multidrug efflux transporter transcriptional repressor AcrR → MARKTKAQALETRHQILDAAIVLFSQQGVSATSLADIATAASVTRGAIYWHFKNKADVLHEIWLRCDAGLDDVELEYQTKYPGDPLSVLRAMLVYIFDATAKDPQRRALMEIIFHKCEFVGEMSTLKSMQQSLLLECYDKIEDVLRQCIEAGQLPGTLSTRQAALILRGYVNGMMESWLFAPESFDLSADAPTLVNAFIDMLRLSPTLTARH, encoded by the coding sequence ATGGCACGAAAAACCAAAGCGCAAGCACTTGAAACGCGGCATCAAATTCTCGATGCCGCCATCGTTCTGTTTTCACAGCAGGGCGTGTCAGCCACTTCTCTGGCAGACATTGCAACCGCAGCCAGCGTCACGCGAGGCGCAATCTACTGGCACTTTAAAAATAAAGCCGATGTATTACACGAAATATGGCTTCGTTGTGATGCTGGTCTGGACGATGTGGAACTTGAGTATCAGACAAAATACCCGGGGGATCCACTCTCCGTGTTGCGCGCAATGCTGGTCTATATCTTTGATGCGACAGCAAAGGATCCGCAGCGTCGTGCTTTGATGGAGATCATTTTCCATAAATGCGAATTTGTGGGTGAAATGTCAACGCTGAAAAGTATGCAACAAAGTTTACTGCTGGAGTGCTACGACAAAATCGAAGATGTCCTGCGCCAGTGTATTGAAGCAGGACAATTGCCGGGCACTCTCAGTACGCGTCAGGCCGCGCTAATCCTTCGCGGTTACGTTAACGGCATGATGGAGAGCTGGCTGTTTGCGCCAGAGAGCTTTGATCTGTCGGCGGACGCGCCCACGCTGGTCAACGCCTTTATCGATATGCTGCGTCTCAGCCCGACGCTGACCGCCCGCCACTAA